Proteins from one Chloroflexota bacterium genomic window:
- a CDS encoding DUF1294 domain-containing protein — MAQRGRIPAGLGHFLVAFGLGAAFNIGVSYGLIGLIVISFITLIVFIVDKQKSRGRGRRIAESTLLWFVAVGGTLGAVIGIWFFRHKSQKTTFLQGFWLIVSCQVVGLLAVGLVRDLLLN; from the coding sequence ATGGCACAACGTGGGCGAATTCCAGCAGGTTTAGGCCATTTTTTGGTGGCGTTTGGGCTAGGCGCAGCATTTAATATAGGCGTTAGCTATGGCCTGATTGGCCTAATCGTCATTTCATTCATCACGTTAATTGTATTTATTGTCGATAAACAAAAATCGCGTGGTCGTGGCCGCCGAATTGCCGAGAGTACGCTATTGTGGTTTGTGGCCGTTGGTGGAACCTTAGGCGCTGTGATTGGCATTTGGTTTTTTCGGCATAAATCGCAAAAAACTACGTTTCTGCAAGGTTTTTGGCTAATTGTTAGCTGCCAAGTTGTCGGCTTGTTGGCAGTTGGCTTGGTGCGTGACCTGCTGTTAAACTGA